The Accipiter gentilis chromosome 4, bAccGen1.1, whole genome shotgun sequence region ACGAGGGTCTCTGCTGTCCGCAGATCATATCATACTGCTTTCAGTTACCACGATGGGGGAAGGTCAAACAGTGTTTGATCACATTGAAAGATAATGAAAGGCTAAGTTTACGTATCCAGCCGCTGTTATGGGCCACACTAAGCCACTTTTGAAGGTTTTAAGAAcaattactaggaaaaaaaaaaaacccacaaaacaacctCTCTAGCCTGGCTTATAATAGATGCAGCAGGATTTATGCACGTTCTGCAACCAAccattagagaagaaaaaaaaaagtcaaaaggcaGGGATAACAGGAAAGTTACCAAATTTTTTAATTTCCGAATGTAATTTGAATGATGATTGTGGTAATAGTGACACATTCAAGTTTCTACAATAAACTTCAGTCTAcctcagtttaagaaaaaaaaaatgtggcaaCACATGGTGCATAAAgactgctgtgtgtgtgtgtgtgcgcgtgcgcgCCTGTATGTGTGTGGTCGACAGAGCCATGCTATTACCTCTGAACctttttttgtgatgttttttgtGCATGAGATGATCAGAATCACCATGCTGCACTGATTTGAGGGGCACAACgagcaaaaacatttgtttcatcATTTTGTTATCTACCTCTTAGGTTCATGTTGAAATAGAGGCATTACTACATAGACTAGATAATTTTCCCAAAGATCATTGTTGTACAGAttagataattttgaaaatggTCTGAAGTGTTTTTCCTGCATCTCTTCTTTACTAATTGGTTTAAAAACCACAAACTTATGTTGTagttttagcaaagaaaaatgagtttcttttccttttttttgacagTGACCTTCATCTAGCCtttaggataattttttttcttacaatgaatttaaaattacTGAAGTATGAAAAGtcatagcattttaatttttttgaggcTTAAGTCAGTCTGACATTCCTTTCTTAACATTTGAGAAGGATTTGACTtcattattttccattaaaattactttacaaATAGGTGCTGCATTTACATCTGCTGATTTAAATACTGTCATCTCTTAAATTTCTAGACTTAGCATGGtaaatcatgtttttcttttcaattgaGACTCGGTAATTTGGAGTATTTGGGAATAGCTAGAAAGTAAATACTGTAAATGATTTCAATATCCACAAAGTATGGATCATTTTTCATCTGTAATGTGCCCCCCAATGCAGCTCCACTTGCCAGATGCCTCTGAATGGAATAAAGAGTTTAACTCCTATCATCAGATAAagttgtgtggtgtttttttaaattagaggCATAGGGACAGACTGTTCTAAGTATTTGTGGTACTTTGATCAAGTTCGTTTTCTGTCCATAATAATAACTGGGTAAGGATGAACAGTCACCCACAAGTATTCCATAGCTGCTAGTGCACCCAGAAGCCAGCTTACAATGTTTGCACTTCCCAATACAGTGATTTCTGTGGCTTATAATTCATCTTCTCCCTCTCATATAACAATGCTATACAGGCTGTAGTTCAACCTATAATTCATGGTTTCAGTCTTATGCAGGTCACCTAGGCTGATTTGCTGTGGAAGGGATGTGTACTCAACAGTCCTGACCTTTAAAAGGTTTGGAGTGAGATCTGAATTGCAGTtaacttttaatattatttttttttggctgctttttACTCAGTCTTTACTTTGGTGCTCTCAGTATGATGAAGCTGTGTAATGAACATGGCCCTAGAAGCTTGGATAGGCAGAATCAATCGTGCTAGCAAGCAAGTGACAGCAACTTGTATCTCCCTCCTACCACCACAACCTAAACACACACCACTTGCCAGTGAGGTGGTATTGCCTCTCCATTTAGATCCTTGTTAACATTATTTGGAATAGAAATGAGACTAGATGTTTAACTGAATGCTTTAGAGTGAGAGGGAGGGGTTGGGGAATGAAGGACTGTTGCGAGTAGTGTAATTCTGTATCTTTTAAAGAGGAGTGGAAAACCAAACTGTTTTCCAAACTTGTTTTCTAAACTTTTGCACCCTCCCACTTGTATTGACAGCTCATTTACTGGGACGAACCGGCAGAAAGAGGGAATTGAAGAAGCAATGTCTGTAGAAGACACTGCGTAGGGTATTGCATTTCACAGGGAACTCTAAGCTCATTTTTCCATGCCAATATTGAGCTATTTTCTCAGAACCAGCATCCCTGCCATTTGAGCAACATAAGAAGTTAAGCTTTCCTCTGTATTGCTGGTGCATTTGTGACAGCTAAACCCCTGATTGTTTTAAGCATTTGCTTAATCATGATGCTTTTATTTGCTTCTAACCTTCCAAAGCTTTAATTCCTAAGCTGCAATTTCAAAGGCATGCGCTCTTTGTATTAGTTTCCATTATATGAAGCATGTATGGTGTGCAGGACAGCATGGTCTCAACATGGTACTAGGGCAtaggatttttaaatgaaaatgagaaattgtGGAGTAAGCACTCAAGAGGGGCTGTAACAGAGATGTTAGCTCAACTAATGGATGCAAACACTGCTTGGTAACAGTTACTCAAATGCAGTGCAGGAAACTAGTGAAACGATGACAAAAGTTCCACcttgataattatttttcctgtccATCCCATCATCAAGGGATCCTGCACAGACCCGAATCTGCATGTACCTCTGTACAGGAGGACTAAATGATGAATCTATAGACTCATTTGAAAACCcgctcagtatttttattttacacagaaatcACCTGATCCACAGAGCTGAAACCATTCCCAAATGTTCTGCTTCCACAAGGGGTTTAATGTTGCACAGTACTGATCATCCAGACTGCCTTTGTTAATTCCTAGGTCCCAGCTTTTAGGAGGGTCAGGCCACAGGCTCAGCAAGTCAGGCAGGTAACCTGGCTGGGGCTTTCCAGTAGCAGGGCAGATTATGACTGCTTCTGTTAAATGGAGGATGAGTTCTTTTCCTGAGCTGGCAGTTCTGATTATTTAATAGCAACCAGTGGATGTTCCATATAACTCCTTTTCACCATGTGCTTTGGCAGTAACTTCAGTTatacttttacatttattttactggATTTTTGTCTCCCCAgttcatttgattttattttttttgtcttatcttACAGGCTATTACTCCTTTCCAGCTCTAAAAGTCCTAGTCTGTTCACATGAAAGCTGTTCCCTATCTCTTGCTGTTCTTTTCTGGGTGCTCCTTTCATTACTGTGCTCTGTGAGACAGGATACTGTATGTGGTTCTGGTTACCAAATGTGGGTTCATATAATGGCATAATGTTTGCTGAACCTGCCTCTATTCATCTAGTATTACTTATCTTCAGCAGTAGCAGTAAAAGGCAAATGGTTTCAGGGAATGATCCACAGTTACGCCTACATATCCCTCCTAGGAGGAAATGCCTGATTTAGAACCCATCAGTCTGCAAAGACAGCCAGGGTTATCCTTCCCCCATCTGGATTACTTACTGACAAGTACCATAGAGCattttgaaaatctttctttGCAGTTAGACTTACCATCAATACCTCTATTTTGTGGGCAAAGATGTTTTATCTGCATAGTTTACTACATCTAATAAATGCTCCTTGCTTAATTTGCAGAACTTTCTGCTGTGTTGTATCAAAGAGCAGGTGAACTCAGGGGCAGTTATTCCTGAAAGAACAGAGGCTAGAGCCAGCAAGCAAACATGACCAGTCTGAAAGGAGGGaggctttttgtttcattttttgaaaacaaCTGAATGCACACACCCCTTCCCACAGGCACAAAAACCAATGTCACTTTCTTTGAGTGTTAcaaacagcagctgctgtgcagggaaaAGATGCAGACAGGCCTTGAAATAGTTTGTGGGGCTATGAGGGGAAAAAGGCCATTACCCTCAGGATCTACTGTTTCTGCTTCCTGATGCACAGCAGAGCAAGCTCCTCCAGAAGGAAGAGACCCTAATCTAGTGATGAAAGCCCTGCCCTGTAGTGGAGAAAAGCATCCTGTTTTACACAGACAAGTTTTGTTACCACCTTGAAGCTCTTCTAACTGGGTATTAGACCATGCAGCAGTCACACTAAGAACAAACCATGCAATGACTTCTGAAAGTGCTTAacagttcagcagcagcaggtaaTGCCCAGTGACTAAGGACTTCCTTTAGAACTACTTTTGCCCACTTCAAAGGAGCTGAAGGTTTATACTCACATAGCATGTTGCCTCAGTGTCCTTTTTGAGAAACAAGGTGAGACAAAAACTAGAGGAGCCAACTGCACGCTTAGAATGAACTGAATGTTTAACCATGAAGACAAGGAATCCGAGcgcttcaggatttttttttttaattattaaaaacagattGGCTTTGACTGAAAAACCAACTTACTGTTAAATCGAGACACGTTTATTTGTCAGTGCTGTGCTCTTGGCTTTTATGTGCTCAGTAACaccactgtgttttctttcctctttcaacTTACATCATGACTAGAAGCAAATGGCTTAGTACAAGGAGCCTCTTCTAAACTGTACTATTTCACATGCATAGTTTTTCCTTGCAGCACTCAAGGCTTTTTTGCACTGCCACTACAGGCAGGTCTTTCAAAGATACTAGAAAAACAATTAATGTAGAGGCTGAGCTCAAGTTTCAGCATAACTTAAGCAGCTAGTTTTCCCCCACTCTTCTCACTGCAAACGCCGTTGAGATAGTGACTTCCCCAGGAAGCTCCCTTATGGTAGGATTCCTTCTTTGACACTGTATGGTTGGAcctgatcttaagggtcttttccaaccttaatgattctgattatttttgtagCTTGTTCAGAACTTTACCTAGGCACATCGAGTAAATACACTGTTTTGTACCGATCAGCTGTAGTGAATGTTAAGTCAGTAATCAAGACTGTATGTTGCTCTCAGATCTGTGAAGGCACACTCATTTCTCTTTCCACTCAGCAGCTGCATTAAGTTCTTGTCTCAGGGTGATCACTGCTGTTAGGAGTCATTCCAAATATAAAGTCTTCTGGCAGTGACTCTGGCATCATCTGCGCTAACTGGTCATCATAGGAACCAAGAGTCCATAGCTTCTCCAATTCATAAACCTCTCGTGTCTCTGGCAGCATGAAATGTACCACTATGCTACCTGCACAGAACAGAAATGCACAATAAATTAACATGAACTGTAAAGCACTGCTACACTTACAGCTGCGCAAAGAGTTCAAGTCTTCCACCCCCATTCTGGCTAAATATAACAGGTCAGCTGATGGAGGTCTCAAGTTGCCGATTCCAGTTCTTGAACAGTGTTAGGAATTGGTTAGGCCTTCAAAAGACTTCAAGACTACAGCCAGGAGAATGCGAGGGACAATACTCCGGTTTAAATTAAAACAGCATCGCAAGAGTCCACACCAAAGTAGTAATGACTTCTAGAGAACAGAAAGAAGTCAGTCAAAAGAAATTTTACCTGAAAGAGGCCTCTCCCTAGGGTTACAGATGGACTTTCAGCTTTCCTATATTACCAAAAACATTCAGCTACAGCCAAGTAATTTTCCTTAGGTGTGTTGCTCACCTCTCAGGCAGCTTTTATAATGAAATAGGTCCAAACTTTAATATAATAAGGTTTTTCTTACAGGTTTTCATTAATTCTGTGCAAACAATAGTAGAGAATGTTAATTCCAGTGTACTTCTAATGCACTTTTTTCTAGTTATGCCCTTAAATTTCAATTGGTTTTCAGATATAACTATCACAATCACTGACAGTAAAGTAACCAAGGCTTAACATCACTGGCTGCAGTGCTCCTCACTCACCTGTGCTCTCTTTTAAGCCAAACCACAAAGTTAGAGGGTGAGATTCTAGAGCTAGCAGCGAAGGAGAAATGCTTTCTGAATGCAAAGTCTTTTATATTTGTGTAGTTTCACACTTGCAGAATAAAGAATTCACCTAAATTTCTTCAGACTGAGGTTTTACCCCATGTCAATCTGGACAGTTGAAAAGTCTGTTCAGCAGTTCACTACTAGGGCAGCATACAAGGAGCCCCCACTCACCCAAACAGAGTGACTGAAGTAGCTTTTCTCTTTCCACTATTGTTCTCTTCAATTTATTAAGACCCAGTTTAGCCACTGAAGAGTAGTTACTGCTTTCTTCTCAGTGCCAATGATCTTTAGTGAAAATTTATTTAGTATATCAATAAGTTCAAGCAACAACTGGAATTCCAAAACAGCAGAGTATGATGAACTCTCCACAGCAACCAGGATTCACAGTGAGATGCTTCCTTCAAAAAAGAGCTCATGCAGAACTTCATAGTTGTCAGATTCACAAATATTTACCAAAATCAATGCACAGCCAGtcatctgtctctttcccttcaaTTTGAACATGAGGGTCACCTTCTTCCTTGTGATGCTTGTACTGAGAGAAGAAGCAATGgcagaaaattaaatacttcGCATGTATTTAAAAGCACTCGAACTTAACAGATAAGCTGGACTTTGCTGAGTTATCTAGAGTTGTTTTAAATGGGTTAGATTACTTTCTGTTGGTTCTGGGgtctgcacagaaaaagaaaaacgtACACTTGCAGCACCAGAAAATAAGTACAGTTTTCTCAATGGGATTTAGTATCAAATCTGGAATCCTAATGCTCAGAATTCCCATAGAGTTATCCATGAATTTTATAGATGTCCATTTTTTCCTCAAGATGACTATTTAATACCATTGCTTAGCATTAAGGTGGTCTTTCAGTTAGCAGTTCCCTGTAGCTGCCGTTACctaagttttatttcctttcGGATACCTTTCATTGTTGTTTTACATTGGCTAGTTAAGGATGCAGAAATGGAGATGCCAAGCTTATCCTCTTCTCAGATGGAAGAGGGTGGGGAGAAAACAAGTTTCAACCCATGCCATGAAGAAGGCATTCAAACAAGTCTCCTGTCTGTTGAGTGTGTGATGGGTGGAAAGCACAACTGGCACACAGGTTTCCAAGCTATGAGCCACTGTGAGAGAGGGGAGTGGGCAGCTCAAAGCATGACTGCAAGCACTCAGCTCAGCTAGGCAAGGTAGGTAGTTCCCTATGCAACATGGTGGCTTTCACAGATGCCAGCTTGAGAGGCTCAGCTCTCCCTGCCTAGTACATAAAGAACCTAAGCACCCACCAGAGCTGAAGAAATTGACAACAAGAGGCTTAAGTACTTTCCACTTTTGGATCTGGTCATAACCTACTAGTTTCTTTACAAGAAGcatcaataggaaaaaaaaatatggaattaaGTCAAGTCAACCGCACCTTCACAGAGATCCTTTATTCAAATTTCTACTTTATATCTAGTTGAAGCAGTCAATCAAAAAAATATGGAGACCTTTTtcaagctgaaattaaaaaacaaactaaacaacATTTATTTCAGCGCAAGGCCACAAGGAAACAGAGTAAAACTGCATGGCTCTAACAGTCCTTTCTGccataaaagagaaaatactaagTAACAGGTTGTAACAGCATGGCTGGCCAGCAAATGAGTCCCACTTCACTGGGAAAACAATTATCACAAACCTAACTCTTCCTGGTCCTTCCCACACAATGCTAGGTGCTGGGCAATGGCCCTGGTTTGCAAACCAGAATGGAGAACTTTCAAAATGCAGTTCAGAACTAGTTCTACCTTCCTTTCTTTAAGATAGCTTGTGAGATATCCTCAAAAGCAGGTAATTGTGAAAGACTCTCTGAAAGTCTACTTAAAATACTAAAGAGCCCAGCGTGCACTGCCATCAGCTATGTAACAGATGTTAGAAAGGCTGATGTCCACTACGAGTTTCCTTCAGCCTTGTCTTTAAAGGCTGTGTAATAGTGAATAGATTATAATGAAGCCAAGTGTTAGTTTCTTCCTCTAACACAAAACCAGACAGGAAGGCATTAAGCAGTAGTTGGGACCTTGCCATTTACAAGCtactggaagaaaagcaggaagacCTCATGCTACATATGAGCACCTTTGCATTTTAGTGTACATCACGCATTACCATAATGTTTTAGGTAATGTAACGTTAAAGCCAGCCTGATGCCTAGCAGCGTTCTCGAGCGCCTGCTCTGCTTTACATTTTACGCTTTAGCTTAGTTTTGCTTAGAAAACTTTCAATGCCAGGCAAGCTCAGCCACTCCTGAGAGTACTTGGCCAGGCTTCTCGGTTTCTCAGGATGTCCAGAAGGACACCACATCTCTCCCCAGAGGCTCTGCCCTTGCAAAAGAGCTAATCTTACAGCCACCAGATGGAGCAGCCAGTTGTAGCACAGGCATGTTTTTGCACGGTGAGTGGTACTCATTGATCTGTCCTGGTCCGGGGGAGATGGAGAGCTGTTGAATTAAGACTAGCAAGTTATGCAAGTAATAGAGTACATATTAAGCACTTAAATTTAGTACATTCGAATCACAATAATACAACTTCTAGCTTGAGGCAAAATTTTAGTTTGCAAAGATGCATCAATTCCTGCAGAGAACACAAGAAACTCCCCTCACCTGCTCAGAAAGGCACCAAAAAGCAATACCATCTTCCCCTCTCTACTCCCTACCTTAAGTCTCACAGCTGAAACCAATGGGACTGCAAGGAAGAAAGTAAAACCAAGAGCCGAAGGCAAACTACAGGTTAAGTACAGACAGCTGATTGAGATGGGGGCTAGTCCTATTCCTCACACTGTGCTTTGTAACAGTCAGCTGGCTCTTTTCTGGCCATAAAGTTCCTCCCTCCCTGAGTCTGGTCCTTATCCCTAAGCTCtacctgtatttttattctgacCTCTATTTTTGTATGGAAAAGCTCACATTCTACCAAAGCCAAATGGTGCAAGATTTCTGTTCAaggatggctgctgctgcttctcctttcctcctgtaCATGCACAGTATGGTGACTATTAACTAGCAGTTTGATTCAGTAAGCCCATGAGGGGATCCTGTGCCTCATAACATGCCATCTTTTTTCCAGCCTTACGATATACCCGAGAACCTGGTAAGTTTAGGGATTAGGGTTTGAGAACAGTCAGATTAAGCTACTTGGAATGAGTGGGAATAGCCATCAAGGTTGCTGTATGGAAGACAAAAGTGGACACAGGTCATCATCACCATTTCACATCACTCTTGTTCTAGCCACCAAACTGTGCTAATGTCATCACTGTTCTAAACACAAAGaggtctgtttttaaaatatattctctaCATTTTGAGTAGTGctgctaaaggaaaaaagtacagTTAGTTGCTAGATGTATTCAGGACTAAACGACATACGGATAATCAGTTTCATCTTGCCTGGTACACCCCTATAGGTACAATCCTGGGGAAATTTCTTTCACAACATTTAAAACCATTCCCCAAAACCCAGAGAGTGCAGCGGGAACTGTCTTACCATTTTCAGCATGTAATGTGCCATTGCATGGAGATGTCGTGTTGAAGATCCGCTCAcaattataaaataattacagtattttatttctagaGGTAGCTGGATGACACAGATGTCTTTAGCATTTTCTTGCCTCAGCAGAGCTACAACAAAGTCAATGTTGAACTTCGGAAGAATAGTATCTggaacagacagaaaaaataatacagtagCAATTTATCTTTTTAACTGCAAAACCCAACCACTTAAGGAAACATAAAATGGCAATGAACTGAATTATAGCCTAAGCTAGCCACTCACTATGGAGTTTGGTTTGATACTGACAATGCAACATgaacttcagatttttaaaaatcatttttaaaacctTCAAAGTTGAGAACTAAGCACTCTTCTGGTAAATAACATTCTATCACTACATACAGCAGTTAGCAAACATCAAAGTTTCTTTTAGGTAACTTATTTCTTGTTGTTAGTACTGAAGAGTCAATGCTATCATCAGATATTTGTCAATTAAGATGACTTAAGTACTTCAACGAACGTtattgaaacaacagacaaaatcaaaaacatttcagaacaaTGCTTTTCAACAGGCCTGTGATAATACATGGCGATGAAATTACTCTGAAATCTTAAGTAGATGAAATCAATATATTGAAAATAGAGCTGACAAGATGCAGTGTGAAGGTACTGAGTAaagccacttctttttctttttccttagccTGTTCTGCTACAGAGGATTACGATGCTGTAGACAAGGCTTTAGTCCTTCAACAGTTTAAGCAAGCCAGTTTAGAAACTAGCGAATCAGTGCAACTACCTTCCGTTCACACCACAAAATCAGTTTATTTCTAGTTTGCCCTAATTAGGTAGATGCAACTTGTATGCATACTTAAGGCATAATTTGAATCTGTCAGCAATGCACGCCTGCCACTATATAGTGAACGTTAGCGCAGaccaagcagcagcacaaagcccAGCTTTATATTTACCAATataaagaaaaagccaaacaaaagaaCAATAGCTACATACAATTATATGCATGAATGGGGATATAAAATTGGATCAGTTCTCTGCAAATTAAAACCTTTGAGCTTAGGGACTCATGCGCTCTTTCAACTTTTGCTGTGGTCACACATGCAGAAAATTAGCAGTGGCCACAGCTCCTCCAGGCGCAGCGGTTACAAAAGTTAAATATTTGCCTGGTAGCCACATGTGAAGTCTCTAGTGCCTACTTAGAGAACGAACGGTCTAAACAACCCCAGGCACGCTCCGCCACACCGAACGTCACGGTCAGATCTAGGCTAGAGATGGGCAGAACAGCTACAACAAGGAACCAGCCCTGTGCACCCAACGCTTATACCCGTACCCGGCCGTCGTGCTACTAAAACTGTTACCCGCAGAGGGAAATTTCTTCGCGAGCACACGTCGGAGAAACGCACCTCCAACTCGGCACCGCTACCCTCACAAAACTTCCTGCGTGTATCTACGCGCAGGCCCGGGCTATGCTGCCCACCGACTCCCCGCTCTCCAGCAGGACGTGGCAGGCGGCGCTGGTTCGGTACACACGCCGTGGCCCTGACGCCCGTGGTCTCAGCCGAGGCAAGGGCGATTCCCCCGCACTAGGCACCCGCAGGATCCTCCCGCAGCTGCGGAATCCGATTCCGCGCGTCCCCTGCGCCGACGCTCTTCCCCAGGCGTTACGCTTCGCTCAGGGCGCCGTTCCACAGAGCGGGGGAGCGCAGGGCGGAGCCGAGGCCCTCCGGGTCGGCGGCCTCCttcccgcgccgccccgcgcccgcgcTTGGGCCCACGCCGCGGAGGCCGTGACGCCGCGGAGGCCGTGACGCCGCGCTAACCAGCGCCCGACGCCCGCGGGGCTCCCGGCTTGGCGGGCGCTCGAAGCGGTGCCTGAccggccgggcggggccgggcctgcTCCGCACACGCGCTCCCTCACCCGCTGCGAGGCCGCGGGCCTGCGGCAGCCCTCTCCGAACTCCTCGAGAACGATCAAACTCCACAGTCACCCGAGAACCAGACCGAAGGACCGAGCGGGAAAAGGTCAAAAGGACCACGACCGGCGTCGCGCACCGACAGGACCCGCTGGTTCACCCCGGCAGGCGGCTcagtccccctccccccccccccccgcccccggctagGCCGCCCCTCGCCGGGCCCTACCTGCCGCCTggcgccgctccgccgccgccccccccagcgccccggctccggctccgccaccgcctcccgcgccccgcgccgccgcgcagcccccgcgGGGAGCCGCGGCCACTCGGGGGGGCGGCTCCGGCCGGAGGgcgccccccgccgcggcggaGAGGGGCCGCAGCAGCCGGCGCCCCCCCGACACCACCCGCCACatgccccccgccgccgccgccgccgccgccgccgccgcagctcCGGCACCGCGGCCCGCCCCTCCCCGGCCTAGCCGCCCAGCGATTGGCCGGCGGCGGCGACGCCCCTCTCGCCTCACTGGCGCATCCCGCCGCCGGTCGGGCAGGGCCGTTGGGCGCGCGCGCGCAGGGGCTggcgggctgaggcggcggccgcggccgtcGGGCTGTCCCCGCAGCTTCGCCGGCGGCCGAGCCCCGGGTGTGCCGCGCCGGTGGCGGGGCGGCTGTGTGCTCGGCCCTGGGGAGACGCAGCGGGAGCGGGCGCTCTCCGGGGAGCGGCTCCTCTCCGAGAAGCGGCCGCCGGGGCCGTCATAGTGCCGTCCtcgcacggcccggcccggcccggcccagcccagccccggggctTCCCCGCTTCTCTGTCGGAGCCCTGGTGCGGGGGTTTGGGGGTGTGGATAGGAACGTCGGGGCGGGCGGTGGCTCGGCCTCGGCTTCCCGGTCCCCGTTTTGTGCTCCGCGTCAGGGTTTTCTGAGGGGTGCCTGAGCCACCGGGCGGTAAGAGGGGCGGGATcggggcggggggacgacgacgggaCCTGGGCACCGGTAACCCGCGCTCTGCTGCGGTGGTGGCTTGGGAAGCTGGAAAGGAGCAGACGCAGGACGTGGGCGCTGCCGTATGAGCCCTACTCACGGGTCCCAGTTCGAGCCTTGTGCACCCTGCTAAAGGCTACGGTTTTGCCTGAAAAGCTGCAGCTGGTTTGAAGCCAACATATTTTTCTTGGGAACGTGTGTTTTACGTTTGTGTCATTCTCACACAGTGTTAATGGGTGCAAGGCAGTAGTCTTGCtatgtttgttttgctgtagaGAGTGTTGTCAGGGGTTAAAAAGCTATGACCTAGGCAAGTTCAAGCATTTGTACTTGCTGTGGGAGAAACCTGTTTCCCTCCACCCTCTTCCCCCAGAGATGTTGGCATTTACACTggcaataaaataaaagaattaccGTTCAGGCTGTTTTTCCCTCCCTCACCGAGTATGATGATAAAACAATGGTGTTAGGACCTAAAAGGCATAATCTTGTGAATCATAAAGACCTGTAGTGATAAAAGCTTTAGCTTTAGAGGAAATTTGAGTACGCTGTACAAGACTGGAGGTGGTCAGTTATACTAACAGGCCACAGTGTCTGGTTGTCTCTTGCAAGTTTGATTCCCTTACAATTCCTTCAGGGGCTGGTAGGTTTTAACCTTAGTTTCAGCTTAGAAATACTTTTGGTAAGAAAAATATGCTACATCTGATGAGTCTCTTAATTGGGTGCTATAAGAAGTGTTcaagaagaaaaggggggaggAAGAAGACAAGCTGTTTGAAATAATACTTcattttttacaattatttttaacaaacttGTTACCCAGCTAATATTTCCGTTTCTCTTGATGAAATGTTTGAAAAGATGTTCTTTCTAAAGATGATCTGCCTTTATGTCTGATGTCATTCTTTGATGTTATTTCTCCAAAGGGGATGCCCAAAACCTGTCTTGTAACATGTGCCGACGTTCACAAATCTGTTATTTGTCAGCTGTTCTTGCCTTTGAAGGACATGAAATTAATTTGTATCCTGATCTGTTCTGAAATGGGGTTCCTCAGCTGTCGTCTGGTTGTTAAGAAAGTCTCCTCACTTCTCAGGTTTGTGGTGCCATTGCCCCAAGTACACTTGAAGGGAGACTGCAAAAATGGCTAGGTAACCAACAGTCGTACCAGATGTGCATAAGCGAACTAAGACTAAGGGAAATCCCGTTGTGTTTTCTGGAGGTAGATACTGTTTTGATTGGTAATTAGGCAACTCATCAAGTTGCTTATCTGACAGTATCTTTTTCTGAGACAAAGGAGATGTACTCTCTAAAATCATTAGACGGTTTATTTGTGAGTGCAGAAGGTAGATTCTGTTGTATAAAAGTAAAGATGTAT contains the following coding sequences:
- the MALSU1 gene encoding mitochondrial assembly of ribosomal large subunit protein 1, whose amino-acid sequence is MWRVVSGGRRLLRPLSAAAGGALRPEPPPRVAAAPRGGCAAARGAGGGGGAGAGALGGAAAERRQAADTILPKFNIDFVVALLRQENAKDICVIQLPLEIKYCNYFIIVSGSSTRHLHAMAHYMLKMYKHHKEEGDPHVQIEGKETDDWLCIDFGSIVVHFMLPETREVYELEKLWTLGSYDDQLAQMMPESLPEDFIFGMTPNSSDHPETRT